The genomic window CCCGCGCGGTGCTCGAAGGCGAGTGGTTTCGCACCGGAGATCGGTATCGTCAAAATGAAGACGGCTATTACTGGTTCTGCGGGCGCTCCGACGACATGCTGAAAACCTCGGGTATGTGGGTGTCGCCGTTGGAGATCGAGGGCGTGTTGATGGAACACCCGGCGGTGTTCGAGTGCGCCGTCGTGGCCAAGCGCGACACCGACGGGCTGGATAAAGTGCGCGCGGTGGTAGTGCTCAAGCCAAATCAGAGCGAGCAAGTACGAGAAACCCTCGACGCGCATGTACGCGAGAGGCTACCACGCTATAAAGTCCCGCGTTGGCTTGATATCGTTGCCGCACTGCCCAAGACGCCGACCGGTAAGATCCAGCGGTTTGCGTTGCGGCAGTTGGACTAATCCGAGCAGGAACTGCAACACAACAAGAAGGAGAAGCATATGGCAACACGTATCGTCGAATTCAAGGACGTGAAATCGTTGGTCGGGCAGGAACTCGGGGTGTCGGACTGGCATCCGGTCGTGCAAGAGGAGATCAATGCCTTCGCCAACGCCACTCATGATCATCAGTGGATTCACCTCGACGTAGAACGCGCAAAGAAAGAGTCGCCTTTCGGTGGTCCTGTCGCGCACGGTTACTATACCTTGTCGCTAGCACCGCATTTAATGAGTCAGATTTGGGCAGTGGCTGGCGTCAAAATGGGCGTGAATTATGGTCTCAATAAACTGCGCTTCCCCTCGCCGGTGCTGATTGGCAAGCGCGTGCGTGCTCGCGCGACGCTGAACAATGTCGAAGATGTCCCTGGCGGCATTCAGGTGACTGTCGGCATGTCCTTTGAAGTCGAAGGCAGCGACAAGCCAGTGTGCGTGGCGGAAGGGCTGTTCCGCTATTACGCATGATTGGAGGGGCGAGGTGACCTCGCCCCTGTCTGCTTGATTCCTGAAAATCCCCCCTTGATCCCCCCTTTGCCAAAGGGGGCCGCGCACAGCGCGGGGGGATTTTGGCCCCAAGGCCAGTGCATGGACTTCCCCAAATCCCTCGACCTCAACCGTCTCCGCTCGTTGCTCTCTCCGCAAGTTGACGACGCTGCGCTGCACGCCGCACTCGATCGCCTGCGGCAGGGCGCACCGCCACCAGTGCTCTGGCTGTTTGGTAAAGTGCAGTCCGGGAAAACCTCGATCGTCCGCGCGTTGACTGGAGCCGAACGTGCGCAGATTGGCGACGGCTTTCGGCCCTGTACGCGTACGGCGGCGCGCTACGAATTTCCTAATGCAGACTTTCCGCTCGCCGTGTTTCTCGACACTAGGGGAGTAGGGGAGGCTGGGTACGACCCGCAGGAGGACTTGGCGGCGTTTCAAGCCCAAGCCCACCTCATTCTGGTGGTGGTGAAAGCCATGGACATGGCTCTTGAACAGGTGCTGATTGCCCTGAAACATCTGCTACGCGCTAATCCTACCTGGCCGGTGGTGGTGGCGCAGACCACGCTGCACGAAGG from Deltaproteobacteria bacterium includes these protein-coding regions:
- a CDS encoding MaoC family dehydratase encodes the protein MATRIVEFKDVKSLVGQELGVSDWHPVVQEEINAFANATHDHQWIHLDVERAKKESPFGGPVAHGYYTLSLAPHLMSQIWAVAGVKMGVNYGLNKLRFPSPVLIGKRVRARATLNNVEDVPGGIQVTVGMSFEVEGSDKPVCVAEGLFRYYA